DNA from Lagenorhynchus albirostris chromosome 15, mLagAlb1.1, whole genome shotgun sequence:
taaaaatgggcagaggatctgaatagacattttcccaaagaagacatacagatggccaacaggtacacgaAAAGACACTCAGCacactcatcatcagggaaatgcaaatcaaaaccacaatgagatatcatctcacgcttgtcagaatggctactatcaaaaagacaagagagaagtgttggcaaggaggtggagaaaagggaacctttgtgcactgttggtgggaatacaaattgCAGCAGCCACTGCGGAAAATgatctggaggttccttaaaaaatagaaaatagaactaccgtatgatctagcaatcctacttcggggaatatagccaaaggaaatggaatcactaattagaaaagatacatgcacctcaatgttcatagcagcattatttacagtagccaagatatggaagcaacctaagtgtccattgctggatgaatggatgaaaaactgtgaaatattattcagccgtaaaaaaagaatgaaatcttgccatttgcgacaacatggatagacctagagggcagtatgctaagtgaaataagtcagacggggaaagacaaatactatatgatcacACATGTGGTATCTAGAAAACAgaagtcatagaaacagagatcagactggtggtttccagaggtAAGGCGTGGGGGGGGGGTGAAATAgatcaaaaggtacagacttccagttataaaataaaagccCTGGGTACGTAACGTCCAGCATGGTGgccatagttaataatattgtactgtacatttgaaagttgctaagagagtagatatcacaagaaaaaacattctgtaactatgtacggtgacagatgttaactagacttatcagtGATCAcctcacaacatatacaaatgtggaatcattatgttgtacacctaaactgatacaatgttatatgtcaattgtaccTCAGTTAAGAAAAGAACAGTTCAAGACATGATGTCTTGCCTGGGGAAGCTGTTCCCGTTCTGCATGAGGTGGCATAACGGCAGCAGGCAAACCCTTGGGGGTATTTCAAGTGAAGTCCTTCTCGAAGCTCCTCCAGGGGTCTCACAACTCTGTCTTCTGGAAAAGTGTTGCTTCTTAAAGGACTTTGCTCCCACCAGGGCCTGATCTTCACAGGTGCTTGTCACCTCGAGCAGTTCCCTAGATCAGCAAGGCTGCCCCTTCAACCACTCCGTTTATATCACCCTTAAGACTCGTCCATctcctccaggagggcagggaagatAGACCCCAACTCCACACAACACCCCCTCAGAACTGGACCCCAGAAGTCCAGGCTGGGTCTCCCAGTGGGACGCCTCAGTGAGTCACCTAAGACACAGAGCTCCCggcacattttctgttttctcaagaTACTTAACCCCATGAAGACAAAGGGGAAGTAGGTTGAACTATTCTGAGTATCGAGAGGGTACATTTCATATAGGGAGTAAAAATCAGTttaattccattattttctaatttatgttGATCCGAGCCCCTCCACCATCATTCAGCTCAAGCTGCAatttaatttagatttaaaattcCTTATTAAAATCCCCTCTAAGAAGCACCCTAAGACAAAATAAAGCACGTTCCTGCAGTTGGGTCCGCAATGTCAGGCCAGCTCACACACACGGGTGTGGGAGTGCAAACATCTGGACACCGCGGGGTTGTCCTCCAGACGGGGCAGCTGTTCTGAGTGAGGGCGGGAAGGTGGGGTGCGGGAAACACGGGCAGGGCGTGTGGGCGGGAGCCTCTTCATGCATATGCATCACTCACGTGTTGGGATGTGCACGtgtggctatttttaaaaaacaagagcctacttCATTATCACAAAGACACTCAGTGAATGACTTGCATATTCTGCTCAGCTCAAAAACATTCCATGACTTATTTGGGAATCTCTCGGGAAAAGTCcagttgtttatttctttcagaTGTGAGATCACCAACCTATAAACAGACcaaatcaattttcacttctGCCTTCATGCATTTTTGATTCCTTGCCTCTGGAGTCCATTAAGTATCTAAACTGTAAGGTATCATggaaggaaggggctgggaggCCCACCAAGGCGGGGGTACTGGGTGGAGGGGAGCTGGTTTTCATGTCCTTGTCAAGTAGAGCCTGGAGCTTTAGTGCTGACGTGGCTAAGCATCTTCCTGCTCTGTCTTTTCCTGCTGTGTCGCATGCAGACCTCTGCCCCCTACCCCAGTATTGACACTTCAGGCAAACCACCGGGCAGAGGACAGCTGGCTCCAGTTTCCAGTGTTTGCATCCTGGtggcctccctccagccctcgAGGGTTGTGATTGTGGCAACGCCCCAACCCAGACTGGGTCAGGACacgcaggagggggtggggactcCCCACGTGGCTGTCCTGCAGGCTTAGCGCTTCTCAGGTTGTACACTTGcatccctctcctgggcctgcCCACTCCAGGGTCAGGGATCCGTGTCCACAGGCCTAACACGTGGGCTTATTCAGCAGTCATGTCACTCTGGACCCGCTGCAGCCCTGGGAGGGGTCTGTCCAGTCTTTGTCCGGCCCGTGATCCCCTTCCGACTGTCCTGGATTAAAGCCAGATCCTTGCTGAACACACTGCAACCTGGAGCTCGGCGCTCGCTCAAGACCCCACGGCCGCTGGAGGTGATGAGCCCAGATCCTCACCTGGCAGTGCCGCGAGTCACAGTCGAGGGGGCTCTGCCCTGCCAGACCCCAGAACAGCCTGGGCCTCCACAGGGCCAGTCCCGGACAGGGGACGCCAGGAGGGCCCGACGGGGGCTTCTGTGTGTCCGTCTGCTGTTGTCTCCCCAAGATGTACCGACAGGATTTAATCCTGCCATCACATGTCACCCACTTGGGCAGGTTTTTGTTTAAACTCTGGTGAACAGGGACCTCAGGTGCCTGACACCCGGGGTAGAGGGACACGGCTGGCACTCACCGAGAGGAATCAGAGGAGCAGAAACCCTGGAAAACCCTTTATTTCAAGTGGAACACATGAGGTTCAGCTTATTCCGTGAACAGTGCATATGCCACAGGAACGGCTGCGGGCCTGGGACACATAGCATCCCGTTGCACAGCTCAGCCAGCATCCTGCGAGCCTGCGGGGACGGGCCGTGAGAGGGCGCATCTGGGGCTCCAGCCCGACTGACACCGCTGGGCTGCAAATGGCTCAGGGCAGCGACACATCCACTGGGCTCAGAACACAGCTGCTACACGAGCACGCAGCACCACACAGGCATCACTCACTCACAGACACAGATATCTCACAGCAGCTCACGCTCACGTTTAGACCGCTTCGAGAAGCCAGGGCACACGGGCCACAAAGAGGCATTTCCTCCAGCCCCTCTTTCCAGTCTCAGCGCCAACCCGCCAGCTAACCCTGAGCCACCCGAGGACCCAAGGAAGCAGCTTCTGGATGACGTCACAGTCTACACCCACGGAGGAGACGCCTGGCCCACCAGCCCAGGGGGCTCCCGCTGGGGGCAGTGGGACAAAACAAGACTCCCGTCACCAGACGTGTGTCACAGCCGCCCCAGCCCTGAGATGGGACGGTGGGGACAGCGGCTGTGCCACCCTGGCCTCAGCCTGTGCCCCTTACGCTGTCTGGTCACTGGCCACCGGGAAACAAGTCCTGGGCCGTGTTCCAGCACGTCCAGGGGCCGGTCTGTGAGGTCACGGGGAGGAGGGTCTCAGCCTGTGCCATGACCCCCTCCCCGCACACTGGGGGTCCCAAAGGGGCCTGTTCTCGCAGAGACAGTACTTCTACGGGGATGGCTGGCAGCTGGGCTGCTACAAGGTGGGGCTCTTCTGTCGGCTCAGGGAGTCGATGTAATGAAAAGTGGCCCCCAGAGCCCAGCTGGTCTCCACGTTGTCAATCTTCCGGGTCAACTTGAAAAGACAAGGGGCGGGGGGGTGGAAGGGAGCACATGCGTGTGAAAGGCGGGCATGTGCTCgcgacgggtgggggctgggggcaccGGGGGAGTCCCCACCTTCAGCACTTTGTCCCCTGGGAAGCCGAGTCCATGGAGCAGCGAGCTGACGTAGGTGAGATCCAGGCACAGGAAGGGGCTGCGCGGCGGCTGGGTCTCCGCCGTCCGGCACACTGAGGGGAAAAGGGCTCCTGGGTGGGGGAACGTGGAGGGGGGCAGTGCGAGCAGCCAGACTCCACCCCCCTGGggcaccccccccccgccgccagGCCCTGTGCCACCCGGGGCCTCACTGCTGGTCAGAGCACAGCACAGGCAGGGACTTGAGGCCAACCCAGTGCCCACTGCCTGCCTCCAGGCCCCATCTCTGCACCGTGACCCCCGACACCTCTCCTAGGCGTGGACCTGGGGCTTCTAGGGACTGGAAGCACCCACCAAGCTGGCACAGAACACCCCACCCCTGTTCACGACGGGGACGGACAAACCAACCCACGGCCTCTGCTCAGAACCATTTCTGGCTGGTGTCTGGGAGACAAACCCAGAGGTGATGAGAACGATTTTAAAAAAGCCTTTTCTGACGGGAGGGAGAGAAGGTCTTTCTACGGAGAAACATACAGCGTTTAACCCCTTTGACCCGCAACTGGGAAAGGCAACCAAAGAGCAGAATCTACAAGCAGTCCGTACACCCGGCCACGGAGGAGTGGGGGGAGTGGCAGCCACCGGGCACACCCCGGGGGACAGCTCTCCGTCCCCCACACTGGACTCTGCGGTGCAGGGGTCCCTGGCAATTGTGAATCTGCTGGGACACTTTGGGGAGTTGAGGTCACCTGAGTCACAGAGAAAGAGTCAGAAAAAGTGAAATCAAGGGAGTCTGTTCCTCACAACACTGGGACTAGAAACGCCTGCCTCCACTGCCCAGGCCACACAGGGCGCGGTGGGCCTGCGGTCTGAGCTAGCTCAGCGGCCCCTACACACTCTCACACCCCCGAAGGCTCGTCCGGTCGACAGTCAGGGGCCGACCAGGAGCTCTGGGGCCAGCGCCTGCCTCATGCCTGGGCCAGCGTCCTGCCTCCAGGCCACTCACCGTACTTGGCCGCAGTCTCAAAGTCTCCGACCACAAGGCTGCCTCccttctctgcatctgtggagGAAACGGGGCACCCAGTCTGCACCAGCACCGTGGAGGCGAGACGGCACTGAGGCCCCTGGGCCTGCGCCTGGGGTACCCTGGGGATGGGGGGTCAGATGCAGGTGGCCGCACGTCTGGGCATCGGCGTGCAGACGACGGTGCCCTGGCTCCAGCTACAGGGAACCTGCAGACCAGGCGGCCGAGGGGCAGCTGCTGGGGTGCCCcagagggaggggcctgggcctAGGTGAGGGGTGAGAGGTCACCTTCCGCCTGGACCGGTTGGCTGCCATCCACACTGGGTCCGAGAGTGTAGCCCAGTGGGGCCCAGCGAGCCGGAACCTGACGGCTTCGGTCTCTCCAGGGCGGCTTTCTGTGGACATTAACGTTCTCACCCTTGCCACGGGCAACACGTTCTAATATCctcaatttatttcatcaaaacACATGTCGGGTCACGATCCACTGAAGTGACCTCACAACCCTCTCGAGGGTTTCCAATTGGTCTGACTAGCTCCGGTCCCAGACTCATGATACCGTCTTCTGTCCTGACGGCACCGCGGGCTGGGGAGGGGTCAGGGTGATGCCCCCAGGCTCCTGAGGGCAATCTGAGGGGTGGGCTGAGCCCTCCTGCTGGCCTGGGTACCAGCGGCTGACGGTTTAAGAATCACACAGGTGAAAGGAGAATAAACGGACAGCGAAGAGGCCTTCCTGCACTGAGCGGCTCAGAGGACTGACTTATTTATAAAAAGGGGGCCTACTACTCTCTACTCAGTGACACGTCCCCGCCCTCCCTCTATTTCTATCACCCTGATGTGACTGACGGGCCCTCCACCCGGGGACCCACACCCAAGTCCCTGCACAGCCCAACCGAGCTGCACCCTTACCTATGAGGCCCACATTTGCGGCAAGGTCATAATAGTAGGAAAAGGCATAAAAATCCACGTCCTTCACTTCCTCCGTCCTGTGCACTTTGTTTCGGAGGATCTCGGACACTCGGCGGGCGCACAGCTGGTAGAGGCTCCCCGCTGGAGCGAAGGGAGAGCAGACTCAGCGGTCAGTGGGCTCTGGGCGCCTGACCACATAGCCCAGGGTGACTGCGACCTGGGGGTGTTCACCAGCAACTTTTCAGGGGCCacgtgctgcggccagctcaaggGGAGAAACTGTGAGCATGAAAGGTGGCCCGAGAGAGTGTGGCCCGACCCTGAAGGTCACGCGCCTCCAGCTGGGCACCTGCAGCTGCCGTGATGCAGCCCAGGGGGTCCACCCCACGCTCACCCTGCCAGCCCTGTGCTGAGCTCGAGTGTGCACTGTCCCACTCCATCTCACCAGCCGCCTGGGTGGGGCCTGCACCTCCCTcctgtcacagatgaggaagctggagCCTACAGGCAGCGTGCCAAGCTCACAGGGCTGGTCACTGACTCCTTGCTCAGAAGGAGAGCGACAACACAAGACTGAGTCAGTGGACATGGATGCCCACAGCCCATACCTGGACCCAGGTCTGAGcttgccccagccctgctccacGTCTGACGGCAGCTCCATTTAGCTCTCCCAGGGCCCTGGGAGCTGCACCCTTGCACTTGGGACCTCATCTCCCTGCACTCTCCCTCGTCTGACCCATCACACCACCTCTTCCATGTTCCTTAAACACAGCAGCCGCCTCTGGTCCTTTGCATGTGCTGCTCCCTCGGCTTGGCACTCACTTCCCATTTCTTCATGTCTTGTCTCAGGTATCACCCCATAAGGCCTTCCCTGGTCGTCTTTAGACCGCGATCCCCCCTGGTACCCACAGCCCCCTTCCGTTTATCACTGGATAGTAAGGAATGTGCATTTGTTCTCCACCCTGGGCTCCTGGCACAGAGATTGTAAAGCCTTGTAAGACCctgagtggtgagagtgagagAGACGTTCTGTGATTCATAATAAGCCCCTTTCAGTCCACCTGGGTTGTGCTAACGAGGTGACTCCGGGTGGGTCCTGATGGCTTCAGGATGGGAGCTGGTGATTAGAGGGCtgaaactttcagccccacccccaagggcgtgggcagggggctggggattAAGTCAGTCACCAGCAGCCACTGAGTTAATCAGTCCCTCTGCCACGAGCCTTGTGAAAACCCTACACGATGGGGCTCAGAGAGCTTCCGGGTTGGAGACACATGGAGGTGCTGCTCCCAGGGAGAGGATGCTCCCAGGGGGAGGGTGCTCCCAGGGAGAAGATGCTCCCGGAGGGAGGGTGCTCCCAGGGAGAGGGGGTTGCTCCCGGGAAGGGGGCTCCCGGGAAGAGGGGGGCTCCGGGCGCCCTCCTGACACGCCTGCCCTGTGCCTCTCTCCCGTTTCACTGTTGCTCAGCTGTGTCCTTGATAAGAAACCAGTGATAGGAACAtgttccctgagttctgtgagtgcTTCCAGCAAATTATCAAATTTGAGGAGGAGGCTGTGGGAACCCCTGATTTGTCGACGGTCGGTCAGAAGAATGGGAGGCCCAGCACTTGCAAAGGTCGGGGAGGGCCTCATCTGATGGGGGCTGCACTGACTCCGGAAGTCAGTGTCGGAACGAAGGGAATTGCAGGACACCCTGCTGCTGCCAGAGAACTGGCCGCTGTGGGAAAACCCCCACACGTTTGGCGTCACAAGTGCTGTGAGTAGCGACAGCCCTGTCACCAGAGGCAAACCTCACGCCCACGTGCCCAGCTTGGACACAACGTTTCAGCATCTCTTTTAGAAGAAACTCAGAGCACAGAGCCACAGGACCCTGTGGGTGAGACAGGCCTGGggctctgtggcctctcccgccctCGCCGGAGCACAGGCGGCGCGTGTGGGAGGAGAAGCCATTTCCCACAGAGCTGCCAGGCCCACAGCCACACCTGGCTGTCTGCTCGAAGCCGAGGGACGTCCAGATCCTCCCCACTGGAGGCTTGCTGGGAAATCGGGTCCCTGGAAGAGCGGCGGACAAGGGAGCCCTGTGCAGGGACCCCGCAGGAGCTGGGGATTCCAGAACCATAGCCGGCTTGCGGGCAAGTACACACTTCTGCTTCTCTGAGGTGTCCGGAGGGAAGGGGCTGCCGTCGACCCTCACGAGCCACCCACGGAGGATAAACGTGCCGTACCTGCCTCCTGTCCTGACACCCTGTACGTTACTTCAGCGTGCTCCCACTCTCCTCGAAAACCGGGAGACAAACAAGGGCTGACCAACTCTGCTCCATCCTCAgctgaaacagaaagagacagagtcGGATAAAGAGCACTGACCGTGGTGGGGTGAGGGCAGGCCTGGAGCTGAGACGGGGCTCGCTGAGGGGAGGCCGACAGCACCGAGGGCCTCGGAGGGTCAAGGGGACACGCTTCCTTTTTGCCGCGGGATGGACTTGCGGAAGCGTCCCGAGTCAGCTTCGGGAGGCGGAAGCCCAGCAGAGCCACTCCCAGCTCACGGCCACAGAGGGGCTTCGGGGTTCCAGGCGACGCTCATGACGACCCCAGTGGCTCCCCGTGGGGCAGCCTCCAGGGCCCCAGGACGCCAGCCCTCAGGGACACGCCTCCTGGCGTCCTGCCGAGTGGGTCCCTGTGCCTGCCTGATTCTGGCCTGGGCCCGCCTGCACCAGCGGAACGTGCAGGACACAAGGCCGTGGGACTTCAGGAGGCTTTCCTTCCTCTGAGCCGCCAGGGAGAAGTGCAGGCTGCTCTGCGGGGTAGAGGCCAGACACGCACCCAAAATGCCACCTCACAGGACCCTAGGGACCCCAGCAAAGGGACCGCCGAGTGGATGCCTGTGCAATCCTGAGATAAGACGACTGCTGTTCGCAGCTACTCAGGGCGGTGGGTGGTCTGCTGAGTGACAACGACTCACACGGCGGGAGACGCCTCCCTAGGGCAGCGAGGGGTCTGCACCCCTTCTGGTGGCTGTCACAGCCCCACGTGAAGACACACGGCTCCCCGCCGCTCTGCCGGGTTGGGGTGCAGGAGGGACAGGACCCTGAGGCCGGCACAGACGGGCAGGTGGGTGCCTGCCGTCCTCCACTGGCTAACAAGTGTTTTCTGGCCCAGAGTGTGGTCGTGGGTGTTTCTGAGACGTGGACGCGTTTTTGGTTTGCAAAAAAGGGGCCACTGTTACGAGGTTAAACAGCAGGATGTGCGTGGAAAACAATTCCAGTGGAACATTCCCGCTCTGTCAGAACAGCCAGGCCCTGGAAGAGGCAGCGGAAGTCCTGGGCCGGGGGTGTGCGTGGCCGAGAACATGCTTGGGCTTGCGCACGTCTGACCGAGGCCTTCGAGGGGACAGGCCGAGGCGGCCTCAGAGCAGGGCCCCCGCTCGCCTCGGGCATGTGGTCCCCTGAATGTCCCAGGGGCTCGAGCGCCCGCCAGCAACGCCTGGCTTGTCCCAAGCCAAGCACGTCAGGGCAGGATGGCGCAGAGAGGGCCTGGGAACAGACACAGGCTTCGTCCCCAAATGCCACGTCTGGAGGAAGGCAGAGCCCGTTCCAAGTCCCCTCGAGAGCAGAAGAACACAGGGGACATTCTCAGGAGCCAGAACCTCCCCTGAAGCCCCCGTCGGAGCCCCCCCACCGTGCGCCCAGTGGTAAATCCTTAAAAACAAGCCAACTCCGATCACACCCAGTTCCTTGGGTTCCTAAGAACCCCCTGCAACTCGGTGATCCAGAAACCGCTTCACTAGCATCTTTCTTTAAAAGTAACTGAGAAGGTCTTCAGGGGCCCACCAACGAGGGCTGGGGGGGCACCCTCTGGGGATCCCGAGTCCTGCTGGCCGGGAGGGCTCTGAACCCCACTCACCAGGCTTTCCCTCCTCGCCGCCTAGAACCGCCAGCCGCGCCGACATCAAGCCGAGCCCCAGGTAGCTGCGGAGAGAGAACCCAGGTGAGCGGAGGCCTCCCTCAACTCCGCCTGCAGCACGTTCGCCAGCCTGGATCCAAAAtgtggggggaaggaggaaacCAGGGGCAAGGCAGCAGCTTCCTGCTTCTTGCAGGAGCTCCCTCAGTGGGGCTCAGGGCATCCAGCGCCTCAGTTCGACAGCGAAGGCTCTTACTTGGTGGGAGCTCGTCCAGGAGCTGTGGACACCAGCGAGGGCGACACACAGGTCCCCAGCTTTATGGTGTGGACGGGCCTCACGGAAAGAACCTATTAAAGGCGCCACGTGGCAAAAAAGACGGCCCAGAAACTTCCTGCACCATCTGTGGACTCTTCCCCACTTTCCCAAAAACCTTTTCCAAGGCAGAAGAGAATaagtacaaaagaagaaatgtaatCTTACTACAGGtgaattaaaaaaggaagaggaggattaagaagaggaagaaagaaggaaggagggagggagaggctgcaGGGGGGTCCGCAGCAGGGATTTTGGGACCAAGTCTATGGCCCAGCACCCTGGTCGCTCCCCAGGCGGGAGGCGGAGGCTGGGGGAGGCCTGCAGTGCTAAGCTGAGCCACATGCGTGGACAGTGGACCTCTCCACGCTCAGTCCTGAAAACAAACCTGTAGGAGTAGAGCCTGTAGGTCCTATTAAACATCTGGAGGGACGTGAGGAAGCCGGGCGGGGAGGTCTGAAGGGTGCCCTGGGGAAGAACACAAGGGTTAAAGCACCTTTCCTGCTGGCCTTTATAAAAAATTGTCCCCCACTCCCTCAATTCATTTGAAAGAACAGGGATATTCACGGATGTATTCAATTAAATTAGCCTTTCATCAAATCACATGCTGTGAAACAGCTTGGAGCAAGCAGTGAAACACtttgtctttcctcttttttttttttccccccggctGCACCAAgaggcctgtgggatcctagttccccgaccagggactgaacccacaccccttccagtagaagcgtggagtcttaaccactggactgccagggaagtcccgtgtcTTTCCTCCCTGTGAGTAACATTTACCCATTCTGGGAAATACGGACCAACCAGAAGCGTTATGCGTAAATTTAAGGCTATTCCATTAATgctaagttttatatttatttatttggccatgccacgcagcatgcgggatcttagttccccaaccaggcatcgaatccatgccccctgcactggaagcgcagagttttaaccactggaccgccaggggagtcccaagGCTCTtccattaaaactaaaaataatagtaataatttaaaaagtggcagatgaggaaagtgctttttaaaaacagcacgCAGTCTCAACTGGAAACGTTTTCGTGTCGCTTAGAAcagcggtccccagcctttttggcaccagggactggtttcgtggaagacaagtTTCCCATGGACAGGGAGacggttcaggcagtaatgcgagcgatggggggcGGCAGATAAAGCTTTGCTTgctgcccgccgctcacctcctgctgtgaagCCCGGTCCTACCAGTCcgcagcctgggggttggggacccctgccttagaACATCCATCCTGAAAAGGCCTGAGGCTCTGTCCCATCTGAGTCAGACTCCGGCCCCTCCCTGGAAGCCCTTACGGGGGGTTGGGGAAGAACCCACCCCACACCCTCTGCCCCAAGGTCTCCAGGTAGTATCTAGTTTATCACCCTGCTGAAGACCAgactcctattttcttttttccaggcaGAGTTAAAATCAAACTAAGAAGCATTCGCTGCGGGTGATCTGACCCTCAGGAGAGAAGCTGAGTGAACAGACCTCCCCCGGGGCTGAGGCTCCCCCACGGGGCAGGTGGCCTTGGGGGCGGCGGCGGGTTACCTCGAATctcgggaggaaggtgatctgggTGGACCCTCCGCCCAGGTCCAGCATGCCCACGCTGCTCCTCCCGGGGGTCTTCAGACTGCCTGCAGCACCGAGAGTAAAATCCACACAGCAATGCCCGTTAGTAAACAGAACAGCAGAAAAGGGGAGGTTAGACGCCAGGCCCTTCCGTGGAAAGAGAACAAGACAGACAGAAGCTGTGGCCACTTGAAAATGTCCATGTGCATTTGGGGGGCGTGAAGGACAGCTGCCCCGGTGGTGGCTTTCATCTGAACGAAGGACAACCTGTGCTCCTGGGGCCTGAGCCTGGGTCACCTGACATGGCTCCCCATCCCCGGGGCGGCAACTCCTACAGGAAACTTCCTGCTTTCTCATCCATCTGTCAGACACACTGGTCTTGTCCATAATTACAACAAAGGGACAAAAATCCGCATCCTGAGAGTAATCTAAGAAAAATGACTGTTCCCTGTTCTACCTACAGCAGGACTTCAATTATAAGGTGATCAGCATTTGCGTCACGTCCAATATTGACTAGTGTGACTCAGGGCTTCTCTCAGGAATGAGGACGGTGGCCAGGGGACGCCGCCGTGGgagcagaggcagagctgagcCTTTGGAGAAGGACCCCCTGCATC
Protein-coding regions in this window:
- the ENTPD6 gene encoding ectonucleoside triphosphate diphosphohydrolase 6 isoform X1, translating into MRKVPNNGNLRVTKVAYPLGLFVCLFIYVAYIKWHWASATQAFLGIPEVATGARRGQQSRGPPGTAARGPEVFYGIMFDAGSTGTRVHVFQFSRQPGETPTLTHETFKALKPGLSAYADDVDKSTPGIQELLDIAKQDIPFEFWKATPLVLKATAGLRLLPGEKAQKLLQKVKEVFEASPFLVGDDCVSIMNGTDEGVSAWITVNFLTGSLKTPGRSSVGMLDLGGGSTQITFLPRFEGTLQTSPPGFLTSLQMFNRTYRLYSYSYLGLGLMSARLAVLGGEEGKPAEDGAELVSPCLSPGFRGEWEHAEVTYRVSGQEAAGSLYQLCARRVSEILRNKVHRTEEVKDVDFYAFSYYYDLAANVGLIDAEKGGSLVVGDFETAAKYVCRTAETQPPRSPFLCLDLTYVSSLLHGLGFPGDKVLKVGTPPVPPAPTRREHMPAFHTHVLPSTPPPLVFSS
- the ENTPD6 gene encoding ectonucleoside triphosphate diphosphohydrolase 6 isoform X2; this encodes MRKVPNNGNLRVTKVAYPLGLFVCLFIYVAYIKWHWASATQAFLGIPEVATGARRGQQSRGPPGTAARGPEVFYGIMFDAGSTGTRVHVFQFSRQPGETPTLTHETFKALKPGLSAYADDVDKSTPGIQELLDIAKQDIPFEFWKATPLVLKATAGLRLLPGEKAQKLLQKVKEVFEASPFLVGDDCVSIMNGTDEGVSAWITVNFLTGSLKTPGRSSVGMLDLGGGSTQITFLPRFEGTLQTSPPGFLTSLQMFNRTYRLYSYSYLGLGLMSARLAVLGGEEGKPAEDGAELVSPCLSPGFRGEWEHAEVTYRVSGQEAAGSLYQLCARRVSEILRNKVHRTEEVKDVDFYAFSYYYDLAANVGLIDAEKGGSLVVGDFETAAKYVCRTAETQPPRSPFLCLDLTYVSSLLHGLGFPGDKVLKLTRKIDNVETSWALGATFHYIDSLSRQKSPTL